From the genome of Paraburkholderia aromaticivorans, one region includes:
- a CDS encoding rhodanese-like domain-containing protein yields the protein MQNLTAPALAEWLADTSRPAPVLLDVREPWEIQTASIAGAVSIPMREIPARSEELDDDAQIVCVCHHGARSAQVAMFLESRGHTNVFNLQGGIDAWSRQVDPSVPTY from the coding sequence ATGCAAAACCTCACCGCTCCGGCGCTCGCCGAATGGCTCGCCGACACTTCGCGTCCCGCGCCCGTCCTGCTCGACGTGCGCGAGCCGTGGGAAATCCAGACGGCGTCCATCGCCGGCGCCGTGTCGATCCCGATGCGTGAAATTCCCGCGCGCAGCGAAGAACTCGACGACGACGCACAGATTGTATGCGTGTGCCATCACGGCGCGCGCAGCGCCCAGGTCGCGATGTTCCTGGAATCGCGCGGCCACACCAACGTGTTCAATCTGCAAGGCGGAATCGACGCATGGTCGCGTCAGGTCGATCCGTCGGTTCCGACTTATTGA
- a CDS encoding LacI family DNA-binding transcriptional regulator, translating into MSRSSSTKAPAAASEAHPRPGAQPSRGPAEGISIAGVAEQAGVSVATVSRVLNGHENVRPATRDKVLAAIDASGYRVNELARNLRTAESRLLLTMVPDVGNPFYAEIVRGIDSVARQHGYFMLLCDTGADPGRERSYFDLLRRRRADGAICLDPATIQQALGEASSALPWVACCEFDPAMGVPYVGIDNYRAAGDAVRHLLARGHRRIGLINSDVDYLYARQRQQGYLDALTEAGITPDERWRMNLNSLDYAAGASAAATLMSQPQAPSAIFAVSDTLAIGVIHGLRSVGKRVPDDIAVVGFDDISLAAQVDPPLTTIAQPMRELGETAARLLLQRLANPLANVPGVLLPHRLVIRGSA; encoded by the coding sequence TTGTCCAGATCGTCGTCCACGAAGGCTCCGGCTGCGGCGTCCGAGGCGCATCCGCGGCCCGGCGCCCAGCCGTCGCGCGGCCCCGCCGAAGGCATCTCGATTGCCGGTGTGGCCGAGCAGGCGGGCGTCTCGGTGGCCACCGTGTCGCGCGTGCTGAACGGCCATGAGAACGTGCGGCCCGCCACGCGCGACAAGGTGCTGGCCGCCATCGACGCCAGCGGCTATCGCGTCAACGAACTCGCGCGCAACCTGCGCACGGCGGAGAGCCGCCTGCTGCTGACCATGGTCCCGGACGTGGGCAACCCTTTTTACGCGGAGATCGTGCGCGGCATCGACAGCGTGGCGCGTCAGCACGGCTACTTCATGCTGCTGTGTGACACGGGGGCCGATCCGGGCCGCGAGCGCAGCTACTTCGATCTGCTGCGCCGCCGCCGCGCGGACGGCGCGATCTGTCTCGATCCGGCCACCATCCAGCAGGCGCTCGGCGAGGCCTCCAGCGCGCTGCCGTGGGTCGCGTGCTGCGAGTTCGACCCCGCAATGGGTGTGCCGTACGTGGGCATCGACAACTACCGGGCCGCCGGCGACGCAGTCAGGCATCTGCTCGCGCGCGGCCACCGCCGCATCGGCCTGATCAATTCCGATGTCGACTACCTGTACGCGCGTCAGCGCCAGCAAGGCTATCTGGACGCGCTGACCGAAGCGGGCATTACGCCGGACGAACGCTGGCGCATGAACCTGAACAGCCTCGATTACGCGGCGGGCGCCTCGGCCGCGGCTACGCTGATGAGTCAGCCGCAGGCGCCGAGCGCGATCTTCGCGGTCTCCGATACGTTGGCGATCGGCGTGATTCACGGCTTGCGCAGCGTCGGCAAGCGCGTGCCGGACGACATCGCGGTGGTCGGCTTCGACGATATCTCGCTTGCCGCGCAGGTCGATCCGCCGCTCACCACCATCGCGCAGCCCATGCGCGAACTGGGCGAAACCGCCGCGCGCCTGCTGCTGCAGCGGCTCGCCAATCCGTTGGCGAACGTGCCGGGCGTGCTGTTGCCGCATCGGCTCGTGATTCGCGGGAGCGCCTGA
- a CDS encoding substrate-binding domain-containing protein produces the protein MKQVIRAVGAGMLALGILGTANIARADEKVTLGVAIPTADHGFTGGIVWWANKAKADLEKAHPDLKVIVKTAAGAPEQANQLQDLVTVNKINALVIFPFESASLTQPVAQVKKKGVYVTVVDRGLTDTSAQDAYVAGDNTAFGKIPAEFLAKELGGKGNIVALRGIPTTLDNERWTAFTTVIKNYPDMKILDAKYANWNRDDAFKVMQDYLTRFKHIDAVWAADDDMAVGVIKAIEQAKRTDIKIVFGGAGSKGMVKNVMDGAPMIKADVSYSPKFIYDAIKLTAEARLKGEKLPPTTIIPSVLITKENAQQFYFPDSPF, from the coding sequence ATGAAGCAGGTCATTCGAGCGGTCGGCGCCGGCATGCTGGCGTTGGGGATACTGGGCACGGCGAACATCGCGCGCGCCGACGAAAAGGTCACGCTGGGTGTCGCGATTCCAACAGCCGACCACGGCTTTACGGGCGGCATCGTCTGGTGGGCGAACAAAGCCAAGGCCGATCTGGAGAAAGCCCATCCCGATCTGAAAGTGATCGTGAAGACCGCGGCCGGCGCGCCCGAACAGGCGAACCAGCTGCAGGATCTGGTGACGGTCAACAAGATCAACGCGCTCGTGATCTTTCCGTTCGAATCGGCTTCGCTCACGCAGCCGGTCGCGCAGGTGAAGAAGAAGGGCGTATACGTGACGGTGGTGGATCGCGGCCTGACCGACACCAGCGCGCAAGATGCGTACGTGGCGGGCGACAACACCGCGTTCGGCAAGATCCCCGCCGAGTTTCTGGCGAAGGAGCTGGGCGGCAAAGGCAACATCGTCGCGCTGCGCGGCATTCCGACCACGCTCGATAACGAACGCTGGACTGCGTTCACAACCGTGATCAAGAACTATCCGGATATGAAGATTCTCGACGCGAAGTACGCGAACTGGAATCGCGACGACGCGTTCAAGGTCATGCAGGATTATCTGACTCGCTTCAAGCACATCGACGCCGTCTGGGCCGCCGACGACGACATGGCGGTGGGCGTGATCAAGGCGATCGAGCAGGCCAAGCGCACCGACATCAAGATCGTGTTCGGCGGCGCGGGATCGAAAGGCATGGTGAAGAACGTGATGGACGGCGCGCCGATGATCAAGGCGGACGTGTCGTACTCGCCGAAGTTCATCTACGACGCCATCAAGCTCACGGCCGAGGCGCGCCTGAAGGGCGAGAAGCTGCCGCCCACCACGATCATTCCGTCGGTGCTGATCACGAAGGAAAACGCGCAGCAGTTCTATTTCCCGGACTCGCCGTTCTGA
- a CDS encoding Gfo/Idh/MocA family protein — translation MAQRRLRLGMVGGGQGAFIGAVHRIAARLDDRFELVAGALSSDPQRAQASAAEAGIARSYADWREMARAEAARDDGIDAVAIVTPNHLHAPVATAFLEAGIHIVCDKPLAISLAEGEALAKLAREKNRLFALTHTYSGYPLVRHARELIERGELGEIRVVQVEYAQDWLAEPIETSGTNKQAGWRTDPALAGPAGCLGDIGTHAYHLVAFVTGMTPRALSAEVHTFVPGRRIDDHVQAMLRYPNGARGMLWASQVASGAENALRLRVYGTKAGLSFDQENPNELWFTPLGGAAERLTRGRVKSAIAAHATRVPPGHPEGYLEAFAQLYKDAALQIEALDAGRALPAESLLLTTVEDGVSGLRFIEAMLASSAADGQWRELGNA, via the coding sequence ATGGCACAACGAAGGCTCAGGCTGGGGATGGTCGGCGGCGGGCAGGGCGCGTTTATCGGCGCGGTGCATCGGATCGCGGCGCGGCTCGACGATCGGTTCGAACTGGTGGCGGGCGCGCTGTCGTCCGATCCGCAGCGCGCCCAGGCGAGCGCCGCCGAGGCCGGCATCGCGCGCAGCTATGCGGACTGGCGCGAGATGGCGCGCGCGGAGGCCGCGCGCGATGATGGCATCGACGCGGTGGCGATCGTCACGCCGAATCATCTTCACGCGCCGGTGGCGACAGCGTTTCTCGAAGCCGGCATCCATATCGTGTGCGACAAGCCGTTGGCGATTTCGCTGGCCGAAGGCGAAGCGCTGGCGAAACTCGCTCGCGAGAAGAACCGCTTGTTTGCGCTGACGCATACGTATTCGGGCTATCCGTTGGTGCGTCATGCCCGCGAGCTGATCGAACGCGGCGAGCTCGGCGAGATACGCGTGGTGCAGGTCGAATACGCGCAGGACTGGCTGGCCGAACCGATCGAAACGAGCGGCACGAACAAGCAGGCCGGTTGGCGCACGGACCCGGCGTTAGCGGGACCGGCGGGATGCCTCGGCGATATCGGCACGCATGCCTATCACCTTGTCGCGTTCGTCACGGGTATGACGCCGCGCGCGCTGTCCGCGGAAGTGCATACGTTCGTGCCGGGACGCCGCATCGACGATCACGTGCAGGCCATGCTGCGTTATCCGAACGGCGCGCGCGGCATGCTATGGGCGAGCCAGGTGGCGAGCGGCGCGGAGAATGCATTGCGTTTGCGCGTGTATGGGACGAAAGCCGGTTTGAGTTTCGATCAGGAGAATCCCAACGAATTGTGGTTCACGCCGTTGGGCGGCGCGGCTGAGCGTTTGACGCGAGGGCGCGTGAAGAGCGCGATCGCGGCGCATGCGACGCGTGTGCCGCCAGGGCATCCCGAAGGTTATCTGGAAGCGTTCGCGCAGTTGTACAAAGACGCGGCGTTGCAGATCGAAGCGCTGGACGCGGGCCGCGCGTTGCCCGCCGAAAGTCTCTTGCTCACGACGGTGGAAGACGGAGTGTCGGGTTTGCGCTTTATCGAGGCGATGCTCGCGAGTAGCGCGGCGGATGGGCAGTGGCGCGAGCTTGGCAACGCGTGA
- a CDS encoding DUF2844 domain-containing protein: MRFLKIAMLAATVLPLASHATLGGAPGAASAPTVLRAAAQSAVSTSPQPSNAAPYSLHQSIDANGVTLREYVLPDNVVFAVSWDGPIRPDMTALLGSYFPNFVNAGQSRARGTGPLIDGNDDFRVESSGRLGRFSGMAWLPRLMPAGVRPGDLQ, encoded by the coding sequence ATGAGATTTCTGAAGATCGCGATGCTAGCCGCAACCGTGTTGCCGCTAGCATCGCATGCAACGTTGGGCGGCGCGCCCGGCGCCGCATCCGCTCCGACCGTGCTGCGCGCCGCAGCGCAATCCGCCGTCTCGACCTCGCCTCAACCGTCGAATGCGGCCCCCTACTCCCTGCACCAGTCGATCGACGCCAACGGCGTGACCCTTCGTGAATACGTGCTGCCCGACAACGTCGTGTTCGCGGTCTCGTGGGACGGACCCATCCGTCCCGACATGACAGCGCTGCTCGGCAGCTATTTCCCCAACTTCGTCAACGCCGGGCAAAGCCGCGCGCGCGGCACGGGGCCTCTGATCGACGGCAACGACGATTTTCGCGTCGAGTCCAGCGGCCGACTGGGGCGCTTCAGCGGCATGGCATGGCTGCCTCGCCTGATGCCCGCCGGCGTGCGTCCCGGCGATCTGCAATAA
- a CDS encoding sugar phosphate isomerase/epimerase family protein: protein MKTIKGPAIFLAQFMGDEVPFDNLAHLAEWAASLGFKGIQVPCDSRLIDLEQAAASQAYCDQLRETVENLGVTITELSTHLQGQLVAVHPAYDALFDGFAAPQVRGDPTARTQWAIDQMKLAAKASQRLGLNTHVSFSGALAWPYLYPWPQRPAGLVEAAFDELARRWTPILDAFDAAGVDVCYELHPGEDLHDGVTFERFLDALKQHARANILYDPSHFVLQQLDYLAFIDIYHERIKAFHVKDAEFRPNGRQGVYGGYSGWVERAGRFRSLGDGQIDFGAIFSKMAQYDFPGWAVLEWECALKHPHDGAREGAEFIRRHIIRVAEHAFDDFAGSGVDAAQLKRVLGI from the coding sequence ATGAAAACCATCAAAGGGCCTGCCATCTTTCTCGCCCAGTTCATGGGCGACGAGGTGCCGTTCGACAACCTCGCGCATCTTGCCGAGTGGGCCGCGAGCCTCGGCTTCAAGGGGATTCAGGTGCCGTGCGACAGCCGCCTGATCGATCTCGAACAGGCCGCGGCGAGCCAGGCGTATTGCGACCAATTGCGCGAGACGGTGGAGAACCTGGGCGTGACGATCACCGAACTGTCCACGCATCTGCAAGGACAGCTCGTCGCCGTGCACCCGGCCTATGACGCATTGTTCGACGGCTTTGCCGCGCCGCAGGTGCGAGGCGATCCGACCGCGCGCACGCAGTGGGCGATCGACCAGATGAAGCTCGCGGCGAAGGCGTCGCAGCGGCTGGGATTGAATACGCACGTGTCGTTTTCCGGGGCGCTGGCGTGGCCGTATCTGTACCCGTGGCCGCAGCGTCCGGCAGGTCTGGTGGAAGCCGCATTCGACGAACTCGCGCGCCGCTGGACGCCGATTCTCGACGCGTTCGACGCAGCGGGTGTCGACGTGTGTTACGAGTTGCATCCGGGTGAAGACCTGCACGACGGCGTGACCTTCGAGCGTTTTCTCGATGCGCTCAAGCAGCACGCGCGCGCCAACATCCTCTACGACCCGAGTCATTTCGTGTTGCAGCAACTCGACTACCTCGCGTTCATCGACATCTATCACGAGCGCATCAAGGCGTTCCATGTGAAGGATGCGGAGTTTCGTCCAAATGGCAGGCAAGGCGTGTACGGCGGCTATAGCGGTTGGGTCGAACGTGCGGGCCGGTTCCGCTCGCTCGGCGACGGGCAGATCGATTTCGGCGCGATCTTCTCGAAGATGGCGCAATACGATTTCCCCGGCTGGGCCGTGCTCGAATGGGAGTGCGCGCTGAAGCATCCGCACGACGGCGCGCGCGAAGGCGCGGAGTTCATTCGCCGCCACATCATCCGCGTGGCCGAGCATGCGTTCGACGATTTCGCGGGAAGCGGTGTGGACGCCGCGCAGTTAAAACGCGTGCTTGGCATCTGA
- a CDS encoding ABC transporter permease, translating to MLPAPTEAVQSGRALRFAHRLYALGPLVGLIALCIVGTLLNRDFATLDNMMNVLTRTSFIGIIAVGMTFVIISGGIDLSVGSMAALIAGSMIWLMNGLAAGIGGHTFAPLLIVTLGIVFALVLGGLFGCAHGLLITKGRIEPFIVTLGTLGIFRAVLTWLADGGALTLDNSLSDLYGPVYYASLFGVPVPIWVFLVVAAGGALILNRTAFGRHVQAIGSNEQVARYAAIRVDTVKIVTYVLLGMCVGVATVLYVPRLGSATPTTGLLWELEAIASVVVGGTALKGGEGRVIGTVIGAILLSVIANILNLTSIISVYLNAAVQGVVIIFVAFVQRGRR from the coding sequence ATGCTACCGGCACCCACTGAAGCCGTCCAATCAGGCCGCGCGTTGCGCTTCGCGCATCGTCTGTACGCGCTCGGGCCGCTGGTCGGACTGATCGCGCTGTGCATTGTCGGCACACTTCTCAACCGCGATTTCGCCACGCTCGACAACATGATGAACGTGCTCACGCGCACGTCGTTCATCGGCATCATCGCGGTCGGCATGACCTTCGTGATCATCTCGGGCGGCATCGATCTCTCGGTCGGCTCGATGGCGGCGCTGATCGCGGGCAGCATGATCTGGCTGATGAACGGGCTCGCGGCGGGCATAGGCGGCCATACGTTCGCGCCTTTGCTGATCGTCACGCTCGGCATCGTGTTCGCGCTCGTGCTCGGCGGTCTGTTCGGCTGCGCGCACGGCCTGCTGATCACCAAAGGACGGATCGAGCCGTTCATCGTCACGCTCGGCACGTTGGGCATCTTTCGCGCGGTGCTGACCTGGCTCGCCGACGGCGGCGCGCTGACGCTCGACAACTCGCTATCCGACCTGTACGGCCCGGTGTATTACGCGAGCCTGTTCGGCGTGCCGGTGCCGATCTGGGTGTTTCTGGTGGTCGCGGCGGGCGGCGCGCTGATTCTCAACCGCACGGCGTTCGGCCGTCATGTGCAGGCAATCGGTTCGAACGAACAGGTCGCGCGCTATGCGGCGATTCGCGTTGATACCGTGAAGATCGTCACCTACGTGCTGCTCGGCATGTGCGTGGGCGTCGCCACCGTGCTGTATGTGCCGCGCCTCGGTTCCGCCACGCCCACTACGGGTTTGCTGTGGGAGCTCGAGGCGATCGCATCGGTGGTGGTCGGCGGCACGGCGCTCAAGGGCGGCGAAGGACGCGTGATCGGCACGGTGATCGGCGCGATCCTGCTGTCGGTGATCGCGAACATTCTGAATCTGACCAGCATCATCAGCGTGTATCTGAACGCGGCGGTGCAGGGCGTGGTGATTATCTTCGTCGCGTTCGTACAACGTGGACGGCGGTAG
- a CDS encoding sugar ABC transporter ATP-binding protein has product MSLAIRFDDIRKDFGPVRVLHGVSFELTPGRIYGLLGENGAGKSTLMKILAGYETATSGGLMIDGHPQQFAGSRDAEAQGIVLIHQEFNLAEHLTIAQNMYLGHEKKRGWFVDDAAMNSEAARYLAQVGLEKAPDTKVRELIVAEKQMVEIAKALSRRARLLIMDEPTATLTPSETERLFTLMAKLKADGVTIIYISHKLDEVERITDEVIVMRDGRFVARGATAGLARQQMANLMVGRDLSDMFPEKITVPADAPVALKVQGLVVPDWVEDLSFDVRAGEVLGFAGLVGAGRTEAFEAIIGLRKRTAGHIEIAGRPADLKSPRDAMQHGLTYLSEDRKGKGLHVNLSLQDNVTLMTLERYAHPLLDMKAGRAALTKAVSEFGIRTGDLSSRARMLSGGNQQKLALAKFLQPEPNVIVLDEPTRGVDVGAKRDIYFLIHRLAAQGRAVIVISSELIELIGLCHRVAVMRAGRLQATLTLEHLTEEELIAHATGTH; this is encoded by the coding sequence ATGAGCCTCGCGATCCGTTTCGACGATATCCGCAAAGACTTCGGGCCCGTGCGCGTGCTGCACGGCGTGAGCTTCGAACTGACGCCGGGCCGCATCTACGGTCTGCTCGGCGAGAACGGCGCGGGCAAATCGACGCTGATGAAAATCCTCGCCGGCTATGAAACCGCCACGTCGGGCGGCTTGATGATCGATGGCCACCCGCAGCAGTTCGCCGGTTCGCGCGACGCCGAAGCGCAAGGCATCGTCCTGATCCACCAGGAGTTCAATCTCGCCGAGCATCTGACCATCGCGCAGAACATGTACCTCGGCCATGAAAAGAAGCGCGGCTGGTTCGTCGACGATGCCGCGATGAACAGCGAGGCCGCCCGTTATCTCGCGCAGGTCGGTCTGGAGAAAGCGCCGGACACGAAGGTGCGCGAATTGATCGTCGCGGAAAAGCAGATGGTGGAGATCGCCAAGGCGCTGTCGCGCCGCGCGCGGCTGCTCATCATGGACGAACCGACGGCGACCCTCACGCCGTCCGAAACCGAGCGTCTCTTCACGCTGATGGCGAAGCTGAAGGCCGACGGCGTGACCATCATCTACATTTCACACAAGCTCGACGAAGTGGAGCGCATCACCGACGAAGTGATCGTGATGCGCGACGGCCGCTTCGTCGCCCGCGGCGCAACCGCGGGGCTCGCGCGGCAGCAGATGGCGAACCTGATGGTCGGGCGCGACCTGTCCGATATGTTCCCCGAGAAAATCACCGTGCCCGCCGACGCGCCGGTTGCGCTGAAGGTGCAAGGCCTCGTCGTGCCGGACTGGGTGGAGGACCTGAGCTTCGACGTGCGCGCCGGCGAAGTGCTCGGTTTCGCGGGACTGGTGGGCGCGGGCCGCACCGAGGCGTTCGAGGCGATCATCGGCTTGCGCAAACGCACGGCGGGCCACATTGAAATCGCCGGCCGCCCCGCCGATCTGAAAAGCCCGCGCGACGCGATGCAGCACGGCCTCACCTATCTCAGCGAAGATCGCAAGGGCAAAGGCCTCCATGTGAACCTGAGCCTGCAGGACAACGTCACGCTGATGACGCTCGAACGCTACGCGCATCCGCTGCTGGACATGAAAGCGGGACGCGCCGCGTTGACCAAAGCCGTGAGCGAATTCGGCATTCGCACCGGCGATCTGTCGAGCCGCGCGCGCATGCTCTCCGGCGGCAATCAGCAGAAGCTCGCGCTCGCCAAGTTTCTGCAGCCCGAGCCGAACGTGATCGTACTCGACGAGCCGACGCGCGGCGTGGATGTCGGCGCGAAACGCGACATCTATTTCCTGATCCATCGTCTCGCCGCGCAGGGCCGCGCGGTGATCGTCATTTCATCCGAACTGATCGAGCTGATCGGCTTGTGCCACCGCGTCGCCGTGATGCGCGCGGGACGCCTGCAAGCGACGCTGACGCTCGAGCATCTGACCGAAGAGGAGTTGATCGCCCATGCTACCGGCACCCACTGA
- a CDS encoding protein-L-isoaspartate O-methyltransferase family protein, whose amino-acid sequence MNIEQARFNMIEQQIRPWEVLDQDVLNLLSIVKRENFVPAVYRDLAFVDFEVPLPAGQHMLAPRVEARVLQELAVKKHESVLEIGAGSGYMAALLAHRAQHVLTVDIEPELAELAKTNLIANGVLNAEVATGDASRGWPVAAPYDVICVSGGLPVLPQEVLDHLKIGGRLAAFVGTAPVMKAQIITRIDEKQYRIADVFETYVEPLINAVQPSRFKF is encoded by the coding sequence ATGAACATCGAGCAAGCGCGTTTCAACATGATCGAACAGCAGATCCGCCCCTGGGAAGTGCTCGACCAGGACGTGCTGAATCTGCTGTCGATCGTCAAGCGTGAAAACTTCGTCCCCGCCGTTTATCGCGACCTCGCCTTCGTCGACTTCGAAGTGCCGCTGCCGGCCGGCCAGCACATGCTGGCGCCGCGCGTCGAAGCGCGCGTGCTGCAGGAACTGGCGGTGAAGAAACACGAAAGCGTGCTCGAAATCGGCGCGGGCTCGGGTTACATGGCCGCGTTGCTCGCGCACCGCGCGCAGCACGTGCTGACGGTCGACATCGAACCGGAACTGGCCGAACTGGCAAAGACGAACCTGATCGCCAACGGCGTGCTGAATGCCGAAGTCGCCACCGGCGACGCTTCCCGCGGCTGGCCCGTCGCCGCGCCGTACGACGTGATCTGCGTGTCGGGCGGCCTGCCGGTGCTGCCGCAGGAAGTGCTCGACCATCTGAAGATCGGCGGCCGTCTGGCGGCGTTCGTCGGCACCGCACCGGTCATGAAGGCACAGATCATCACGCGTATCGACGAAAAGCAATACCGCATTGCCGACGTGTTCGAAACGTATGTCGAGCCGCTCATCAACGCCGTGCAGCCCTCGCGCTTCAAGTTCTGA
- a CDS encoding DUF2844 domain-containing protein, translating to MNLVKVALAAAALAPLASYAALGAAPGAGVAPQPLLRAATSNAASASISTSTSTSTSTSTSVAYTVRASRDANGVIVREYVLPSNVVFAVTWDGPVRPDMSALLGSYLPNAVAASAMRARGTGPLIERNGDFQIESAGAPGHATGKAFLPRLVPTNVRVEDLQ from the coding sequence ATGAATCTCGTGAAGGTTGCGCTGGCTGCGGCGGCTCTGGCTCCGCTCGCGTCGTATGCGGCGCTGGGTGCCGCGCCGGGTGCGGGAGTGGCGCCGCAACCATTGCTCCGTGCGGCAACCTCTAACGCCGCTTCCGCATCAATTTCAACTTCCACTTCCACTTCCACTTCCACTTCCACTTCCGTGGCCTACACCGTGCGCGCGTCGCGTGACGCCAACGGCGTGATCGTGCGCGAATACGTGTTGCCGTCGAACGTTGTCTTTGCTGTCACGTGGGACGGCCCGGTGCGGCCGGATATGAGCGCGCTGCTCGGCAGCTATTTGCCCAACGCCGTAGCCGCCAGCGCGATGCGGGCTCGTGGCACGGGGCCGTTGATCGAGCGCAACGGCGACTTTCAGATCGAGTCAGCAGGCGCGCCCGGACACGCCACAGGCAAGGCGTTCCTGCCGCGCCTCGTCCCCACCAATGTTCGCGTGGAAGATCTGCAATGA
- a CDS encoding DUF3443 domain-containing protein, with protein sequence MNALKRTLCLATAIAGIALSACGGGGGNGSGNQGGNSIGWNATPDWIPPPGGTGSSGNSGNSGNPTPPATGDNTVAVRVDTSTGTVNRLFAAVTVCAPGAQAAQGAGQCVTVDRMLVDTGSTGVRIASRAIPTLAPLLLTQAGAVDDPVGSAPIAECMPFASGFTWGSVKRADLTIGSKSASNIPIQLISDGAFSTPDDCIAHGGGDLGAALDAMGVNGILGIDNFTSDSADALTTAIPGNYYYCPSQNRCISTRMQASQEVMNPVAGFARDNNGTIIRLPAVPAAGQATVTGLLVFGIGTQPNNALPANATVVTVDKYGMFTTQYQGRVFNRSAIDSGTMSYAFPDSTIPVSATGLYTPTATLNLTATIDPTNGKSAPLQMPFSVGNAARLMANGYAAFDNIGQYFTSSHNNMFLWGLPFFYGRDVYTVIGNAKVGNQTGPFVAF encoded by the coding sequence ATGAACGCATTGAAGAGGACACTCTGTCTCGCAACAGCCATTGCGGGTATCGCGCTTTCCGCGTGCGGCGGCGGTGGTGGGAACGGCAGCGGCAACCAAGGCGGCAATTCCATAGGCTGGAACGCCACGCCTGACTGGATTCCGCCACCGGGCGGCACCGGCAGTTCCGGCAACTCCGGTAATTCGGGCAACCCGACGCCGCCAGCAACCGGAGACAACACGGTGGCGGTCCGTGTCGACACTTCAACAGGCACCGTGAACCGGCTCTTCGCAGCGGTAACGGTCTGCGCACCGGGCGCGCAAGCGGCACAGGGCGCGGGCCAGTGCGTGACGGTCGACAGGATGCTGGTGGATACCGGTTCGACGGGCGTGCGCATCGCATCCCGCGCAATCCCTACGCTGGCGCCTCTGTTGCTCACGCAAGCCGGCGCAGTCGACGATCCGGTCGGTTCGGCGCCGATTGCCGAATGCATGCCGTTTGCCTCGGGTTTCACATGGGGTTCGGTCAAGCGCGCCGACCTGACCATCGGCAGCAAGTCCGCGAGCAATATTCCGATCCAGTTGATCTCCGACGGCGCGTTCTCCACGCCGGACGATTGCATTGCACACGGCGGCGGTGACTTGGGCGCCGCGCTCGACGCGATGGGCGTCAACGGTATTCTCGGCATCGACAACTTCACGAGCGATTCCGCGGACGCCCTGACCACCGCGATTCCCGGCAACTATTACTACTGCCCGTCGCAGAACCGTTGCATCAGCACGCGCATGCAGGCAAGCCAGGAAGTCATGAACCCGGTTGCCGGATTCGCCAGGGACAATAACGGTACGATCATCCGTCTGCCCGCCGTGCCAGCGGCCGGCCAGGCGACCGTTACGGGGCTATTGGTGTTCGGCATCGGCACCCAGCCGAATAATGCGTTGCCGGCCAATGCGACCGTCGTGACCGTGGACAAATACGGCATGTTCACGACGCAGTACCAAGGGCGTGTGTTCAATCGAAGCGCGATCGACAGCGGCACCATGAGCTACGCTTTTCCGGATAGTACGATTCCCGTCTCCGCCACGGGCTTGTACACGCCGACCGCCACGCTGAACCTCACGGCAACGATCGACCCGACCAACGGAAAAAGCGCGCCGCTCCAGATGCCATTCTCGGTCGGCAACGCCGCCAGGCTGATGGCAAACGGCTACGCGGCGTTCGACAACATCGGTCAGTACTTCACGAGCAGCCACAACAATATGTTCCTGTGGGGCCTGCCGTTCTTCTATGGCCGCGATGTCTATACGGTAATTGGAAACGCGAAGGTCGGCAACCAGACCGGACCGTTCGTCGCGTTCTAA